Below is a window of Aerococcus viridans DNA.
AGATAAAATGCCAGCTGTTATCGATGAATTAGCTGACAAAGGCTTATTAAAAGTGGACCGCGGGGCAACAATCGTTGATTTAGAGGCTTATAACTTAAACCCAGCTTTAATTAAAAAATCTGATGGGGCGACTTTATACATCACACGTGATTTAGCAACAGCTTTATACCGTAAAGGAACTTACAACTTCGACCAATCACTTTACGTGGTTGGTAACGAACAAAGTAACCACTTCAAGCAATTAAAAGCTGTGTTAGAGTTAATGGGTTATGACTGGGCTGCAGACATTAATCACATTCCATTTGGTTTAATCACCCAAGACGGTAAGAAATTGTCTACTCGTAAAGGGAATGTTGTATTGTTAGAAGACGTATTAAACGATGCCATTGACTTGGCCTTCAAACAAATTAACGAGAAAAACCCTGACTTAGAAAATAAAGAAGAAGTTGCCCACCAAGTTGGTGTTGGTGCTGTTATTTTCCATGACTTGAAAAATGACCGCTTAAATAGCTTCGACTTCAACTTAGAAGAAGTTGTGCAATTTGAAGGGGAGACTGGCCCATATGTACAATATGCCAATGCTCGTGCCCACTCAATCTTGCGCAAAGGAAACTTTGAGCCAGCTAAGATCAGCGAAATGACAAACTTCAACCTAGATAGCGATGAAGCTTTCCAAGTATTGAAAGAATTGAACCGTTACCCAGATATTGTAGCTAGTGCATATGAAAAATACGAACCATCTGTTGTGGCTAAATACTTATTAGCCTTATCTCAACAATTCAACAAATACTATGCACATACACATATCCTAGCTGAAGATGATCAATTACAATCCCGTTTAGCATTAGTATATGCCTTAACACAAGTGTTAGAATCTGGTTTAGCTATCCTTGGCGTACAAGCACCAAGCCAAATGTAATTTTTTGGACGCTAGGTTGTTAAAACCAATTTAAAACAAAATATGTTTTCATAGGAGAAAGGTAGTCACTGCCTTTCTCCTTTTTATTGACTTTCAACTCATATTTTTCCAAGAATTCTCATCC
It encodes the following:
- the argS gene encoding arginine--tRNA ligase, whose product is MDLKNQVAQVIKSSIETELTLEQIQNLLEVPKHEGHGDIAFPCFIFAKELRKAPQAIAQEIAPQIEGEIVDRVEAVGPYINFFLNQTLVTQAILTEIYEAGNRFGELAIGHGENITIDMSSPNIAKPMSMGHLRSTVIGNAIANITTKVGFNPVRINHLGDWGTQFGKLIVGYKKWGSEEAVRENPIQELLKYYVQFHEEAEDDESLEDEGRLWFKKLEDGDPEAYELWKWFKDESLKEFQRIYDILGIEFDSYNGEAFYSDKMPAVIDELADKGLLKVDRGATIVDLEAYNLNPALIKKSDGATLYITRDLATALYRKGTYNFDQSLYVVGNEQSNHFKQLKAVLELMGYDWAADINHIPFGLITQDGKKLSTRKGNVVLLEDVLNDAIDLAFKQINEKNPDLENKEEVAHQVGVGAVIFHDLKNDRLNSFDFNLEEVVQFEGETGPYVQYANARAHSILRKGNFEPAKISEMTNFNLDSDEAFQVLKELNRYPDIVASAYEKYEPSVVAKYLLALSQQFNKYYAHTHILAEDDQLQSRLALVYALTQVLESGLAILGVQAPSQM